A genomic stretch from Edaphobacter aggregans includes:
- a CDS encoding DUF892 family protein, which translates to MIVGKKLTGKTCVGMKGVLEEGSEVLEDTDKGVVRDAALISACPRVEHYEMAGYGSAREFAKLLGQTEVATLLDETLDEEKNADKKLSAISKQVNAEAKTQG; encoded by the coding sequence GTGATCGTCGGCAAGAAATTGACGGGCAAGACCTGCGTTGGGATGAAGGGTGTACTCGAAGAAGGATCGGAAGTGCTCGAGGACACTGACAAGGGAGTTGTTCGCGATGCAGCTCTTATATCCGCCTGCCCACGTGTCGAGCATTATGAGATGGCGGGGTACGGTTCTGCACGGGAGTTCGCCAAACTTCTCGGGCAAACGGAAGTAGCGACGCTGCTTGACGAGACTCTCGACGAAGAAAAGAATGCCGATAAGAAGCTGAGTGCCATCTCGAAACAGGTCAATGCAGAAGCAAAGACACAAGGCTAA
- a CDS encoding general stress protein: MSSKHVAVFGIYKTPATAEAAVDHLLSVGFANEAISVLLPDDESTRAFAHEKATKAPEGATTGAATGGVVGGTLGLLAGIGALAIPGVGPLIAAGPIMASLAGLGVGGAVGGMVGSLVGLGIPEYEAKRYEGAVKDGGTLLSVHCDTSEQIDAAKAALKNTGAQDISSASEAGNEDTKGGRGTFGNISEGERIVGTTTAHDAVAVEKTSLR, encoded by the coding sequence ATGTCCAGCAAACACGTCGCAGTATTCGGTATCTATAAGACGCCCGCCACCGCAGAAGCCGCGGTCGACCATCTCCTTTCTGTCGGATTCGCCAATGAAGCCATCTCCGTGTTGCTTCCCGATGATGAAAGTACTCGTGCCTTCGCTCATGAAAAGGCAACCAAGGCTCCCGAAGGCGCGACCACTGGAGCCGCCACTGGCGGAGTCGTCGGCGGCACACTGGGCTTGCTGGCCGGCATTGGTGCGCTCGCAATTCCGGGAGTCGGTCCGCTCATTGCCGCCGGACCAATTATGGCTTCCCTTGCCGGCCTCGGTGTAGGTGGGGCTGTCGGGGGTATGGTTGGATCGCTGGTTGGTCTGGGCATTCCAGAGTACGAGGCAAAGCGTTACGAAGGCGCAGTCAAGGACGGGGGCACACTGCTCTCCGTGCATTGCGACACCTCGGAACAGATTGATGCGGCGAAGGCTGCGCTCAAGAATACAGGCGCCCAAGACATATCGTCTGCCAGCGAAGCTGGCAACGAGGATACGAAAGGTGGCCGCGGAACCTTTGGAAACATTTCAGAAGGCGAGCGCATAGTCGGCACAACGACAGCCCATGATGCTGTCGCTGTGGAGAAGACCTCCTTGCGCTAG